The Rhipicephalus microplus isolate Deutch F79 chromosome 4, USDA_Rmic, whole genome shotgun sequence sequence CAAGATGGCGGGTTGTTTATGAAAAGAAAACTGTCAACCACCTTCTTCTAGCAAGAATAAACGAGGGAAATCACATGGATTTCTCAGAGCAAGTTATTTCTCACCTGTATGCATTTTCTTGCAGCTTCATGCTGCCAAAGAGTTATTGTCTATTTTTTTCATGTAAAAAATTGCAGGTCACTCAGCTTGTGCTATGTAACATTGTTTGCTTAAACATGGTTAACCAGCTTTCTTGATGGCTCAGTAGAGCATAAAAAATATACTAAAATGTCTAAAACTCAAGTTGTACGAATTCCCTCATGTTTATGAGGCCATAACACAGTAAATAGGCTGAATATAATGTCAAAACAAGTATAGGAATAattttagaagaaagaaaagggagcAGAGAAAATTGGACTTTTTCTAAGTACCGATGACTGCTCTGATGGAGGAGAAGCCGACACAATTCCCATTACGCCGTTTTAGCCTACTATGTATAAAGCGCAGGCACACGTATTTCTTATGTCAAATGCTCCTCACATTAGGCACCATCATGTGTTAGAGCAGATGTTTGGCGCACAAGAGCCATTGAGCATAGTGCTGCATTGAGCATAGTGCTGCGTTGAGCACTGAGACGTTGGAAATAATTAAGGTTTCAGAGGTCGTTTCATCCCGTATGAACACCTCGTGCTAATACTTATAGGTGTTGTTTGATACACTAAGGAATCAGCATCACGTTGTAGGCTAGAAACTTAACAATAAAATTACAAACATTCTAGCTCATAGCAAGCAAGTGTTACTAAGTACTTTGTCTGTAAAACGGCATTAGCATAAGCGATGGTTGATTTTGCCTCTGAGGTTTCGTTCCCACGGCGAAGAGTAAGTGGTATTACAGGATGTGCGAGTATTGCTGTTGCAATTTTTCTTCGCGATGCTTGTATCATCTACATGTTGTAACAAATATGGCAATACAGCTACTATTGCATCATTATTTAGAAGAAAGCTTTGTTGTAATAACCATTCGTTACCTCATGAAGGTATCTTAAGAACATCTAAAGGTAAGCGATAATGCTTTTCATGATGACCATCGTTATTGCACTGAAAGATTTCGCCGAATAACCTGGCTGAATTTTTGAGTGTGCTCTCCCGCCTCTGCACACACCACTGATGGGAATATAAAATCAGTtttaaaaatgctttttttttggttcaCTTTCATCTCATTTAAATGAGGACTTCCTCATAAACCATTAAAGTGAACTGCACTCGCGTGTTGGACGGTATTGCAGTGCTTACGTGCGATCACACCGGGAAGGAGATGTCAAAAATAGCTGGATGAGGCTTAGGCCTCACGTAATCAAGTTGAGTTTGTAGAGGTGAACCTGCTACATCCGCAGCGAAGCCCCACGCCGTGAAAAGGTATGCACACAGTGCTTGGTAATACGTGCGCAGCATTTACATGATTGCGTGGTACGTTAAGTAACACTGGTTGTGGTGTTTTGTGAGCAAAAATTCAAATCTCTCATAACAATCTACCAAATTGTTCTTTGTGTTGAAATTGTTGGATTGTGCATAACAGCAGTAAAAATACGGTTACGTTATCACTTTCCTCTTGTGTATCATCCAAATTTCTTAATAGAGTGGTCATAGCCACGTCGGAGATAATCTAATTATTTGAAACAATTTTCACTGAGAAGGAAGAGGGGAATTCGATATGCAAGGAATCGAATCGTGAATAATTTTATTGGTGATGAATACAACCTCTTAACCACTGTGAGGTCAATTCAAAAGAGCCTATTTATGTAGAAATCAGTGAATCACAAGAATTTGTTTTGTAATATAATGAGACAGCCTTATTGATTGCCTGGCATATATTCACATGTTATAGTGTTCCTTCACTGCTCCTAACACTTATTCATACATTCAAGGCTGTTCGCAAGAGCATATATACTTGCGCGTCCCCTGAGATATATCGTGTCATGGAGTTTCTGGTTCACTCGCACTTTTTGTCTCTGGTTATTTAGTTGGGACTTAGCACTTTATTATGTATGCCCTTAAATACGCTTTTTCAACTTAGTTCACATCATTGAATGAATCTTTGCAAGAACTGCAAGGTGTTCGAGGTGTTGTATGCATACCTGGAACTCCCACTGCGATGGCATTACTTCGGCATTAGTTCCCGCTATCTTGATGCCGGCGTACAGGCAAGCCCTGTAGTGTGCGTCCATCACATCCCGGCCGTATGCCCTGTCCGCACCGACACTGCAGTAGTAAGGCCCTTGAGGTCCCGGAAAGCCTTGCTTGGGCCACCGGTATGGTCGCCCATCGATGTCCAGGAGAGTGTACTCCTGCTCGATGCCAAACCATGGCTTCTGGTCCTTGCATCGATCCATCGCTACCTTGCATAGGTGACGCTTGTTCGTCTCTGTAATATGGTGACGAGGAGAGAAGGTAAAACCGTATCTTTGGAAACCTGACTTCACATATCGCACTGGGGATTCCTTAAATATTAACAACATAAGTACATCGCAGAAACTCTAAAGATTACCCAATCTTCATACTTATTGTGGTTTCTCTGAGGTCACAAACTATTAAACCTGAGTGCTTTAGCTGTGCACGCCTGCCTCATCCGTAGGTACTATGGAGGATGGCCCGAGCTTTTCGGGAAtacgagtttgctccgagctcgcaCTCAAGCGGTCATGTCAGGAAAGGAGTGTGGAGTGCGCGATAACAGCGTGATAAAAACGACTACAAGAAGGATAATGTCGGCACAAACGCAATGGCGGCCTTCGTGGTGGTTATCAAGTGAACAGCTCAATGCGAACGCATCAGCCCCACCACTTCATCCGTATGTCAACAATGCTGTAAAGTAAGGAAGGTTGTCCTGTAGTCTGTATGCCAACTGAACATtgcgcctcccacaggcgtgcTATAGATTGTAAAGGTTGTCCATGATAATATAATGTACACGTGCAATAGATCTTACCGCGTGACGCTTGGCCAGAGCTAATCTCAAAGGCCACGGGGCCGATTGTTCTAAAGGATACTTAGTTCACACAACAAACCCTTTATCACAGATGCAaaggaaaatgaaagaaaaccGCATTAGTCTCGCGTTGAAAAGGCAGAACAGAAGTACTTTTTTGTAAGCTAGAACGCTTTCTTCATACAAACAGATGGATCAAAAGTTATCCTTGCGTGAACATTTACGTGTATTTTCGAATTCCGCTGGCCTCAGTGCCACAGAGACTCTGTGTCGGTGGTCCCTGAGTTGAAATTCACAGGCAAATGCTTATATTGCTTTAATTGTATAATACTTTGATTGCACACGATAATTATATTTCACTAATTCTAAGTGAACGCCAATGCATTCATTGTGAACTCAGCCATCGCCTTATGCCGCAAACTCGGTGATAGTGAAATTTTTCTCCCAATACGTGAGATATTCTCAAGGGCAACCAGAAGATGCGCGCGTGTCAACAAAAGATTAGCTAGAGTTCTGGGTGAACAAGGGTGACGGTCGTGATGAGGTTGACTACCCTGAAACTCGTGCTCACGTACACGCGATGAGCAGCTCGAACTAGATGAGCGTCTCACATACATCTCCCATATTGCATGTTTCCTTTAGGTAGGTGGACGCGATGCTTTTTTTCATGTGAGGAAAGTTTCATTTTTTAAAGGCTACAATATGATGGGGGTTTTACAACCTCGTTTCCGAGTTTATCAGCTCGTGTTACAGGCATGATCAACGAACACACAATGCCTTTAGCGCCATACAGCTACTCTAAAGCACCAGTAACATCAGGTTTTGCAATAATGTATAACTTTTGGCATACGTGGCTCATGGCCAATGTATTAGTATAAAGGCGATGAAGAAAATTGTCTTTGAAGGGAATTTTTTGTCACAACTCAATGACGTAGTTGTTTTTTGCTCACAAGGTTGCAGGGCTAGGCAgtatcgcaataaaaaagcaTCGCAATTGTGTCTCAGAGATAACTTACAGCAGCTCTATTTCTGTATAGAGACCCATTTAGAAATGCATTTGTACCTAAGTAGTGAATTTTCATATGATGTTTTGATTGCATAACGCTATtttacaaaacttggtatatgtcGTAAAATTTTTTGTCCGTAATGATTTGACCTGTCTCTAAACGGAACACGAAGGCTTTTTTGTACTAAGCCAAGCAAAGACGGGCCACCAGCTCGCGGCGCAGGAAATGCCGCGGAAAACTCCCCATACGTACAGAATGTGTCAAAACACTCAACGCCTGCACAATCAAAATTGCTGACAACTAGGCCCTATCTTTCAAGGCTGGtgtgcagcagctttactttttTCAAAGTCCAGTCACTTTGCAGGTGCACGAGTTTTGTGTTGAATTCGTACCGACGCCGCCTAGCAGAGAGCGTATCTCTGCTGTTGCCAAAATGCAGGCATAGAAACAACCTTTCAGCAAAGCAGATTTCCAACCTTATATAATAATGGCATGCTTAGTCTAATGTTATTTGTGTTCGTTGTGACTCGGACGTTGTGACTCGGCTTTACCTGTGAGAACGCGCTGATAAATGATTATCTGTATTATGCTGCACTTTCGTAAATGTTTGTATGCGGTATCAGcgtttgcaaataaaaaaaaggggtTTCAGTCTCTCCATTCCTGTAACTGTACTCCGGGcaactttttttctgcttttcgcGATGTATGTTTGAAATATCTCGTTAACTCAAAGACAAACatatctcagtatctgtatttcaGACTTCCAGCTGATGTATCTTGATATCGGAATTCCAGAATATTCTGGGAGTATCGTTGCCCATCCCTGCAACGTTGTCAGTTGTCGCCATACCCGACCGTCGGGCACAGCCCACTACTACCTGTTTGAGCACTGACCGTGTGGCGTGTGATCGTAGTTGTAGGTCTCGCACAGCACCAGCTTGTTGGGACCGCCCAGGAATGGGTCTCGAAACAACGCCACCGGGTATATGTGCACGTCCGAGTTCTTGCCCTCGGCCTGACCCGTGCTCGAACCGTCGAAGTTCCAGATGGGCAATTCTGTAAGAAGCCATCAGACATGAGAAGGTAGAGAAACGTATCTTGGAGCAGCAAACTTAATCTATAGCCACTGAATCAGTTACGGATAGATAACATTCCTCTAATCTTTATACATATAGCTTGTGTGAATCGTGGCCACATCGGTCAAGATTCCTATTGCGTACCTATGCATTGTCGAACTTGATAATGCGTCTAAGTGTATAGGAATGCTTCCTGTCGCTCATCCAGGTTTGATTTCGATTATTGAATGCACAGTACATGCATTTTGGGGTCTATTACATGTGACTATCTGGGTGTTTTTATTGCGTTTATTTCTCAAACCACTGCATCCGAAATAATGTGCGCTATGACCATAAAGTTGTGCGTGGTTATCTGCCTCATCCAAACACCAGTAAGTTTGTGAAATGCCAACACGGTAGATAGCTTTCAAACGACATGTTACTAAACTTCGGTATCTTTATGAATTCTAGGATATGTTCATGTTTCGGATTGGTGAATGGAGATTGCTGCATGAACCTACAAATAAGTTCTGCACTGTTAACACACTCTCGCGCTGTATGATTTTTGAACACACAAAAATTCATACGCCTAATGCTGGCAACATTTCTTGGTGTTCTGATTTTCGCTGAACAAATCAGTATTTTGTTGCTCAATTTGTAATCCAGGGTTCATCATGCCATTCACTTACGTCATAGCCTTTAATGCTGACTAAAAGACGAAGTTGAGAAAGGACGTTCGACATGCGAGCTGCATGGCATAAAACATACTTCAAACTGCTCTGCAAAGTAAATTAACTTAGTTGTAAAATAATAAAAAGGGCAACGCTATGATGAAACGACGAGCTTGTAGACATTCGGCCTCTATTTTCATATCTTCCGATGCAAACAGTGATTGTGACGGTAGCACCATGCCGATGTTTCGTGGACGTAAGAACTGATGCCTAAACTTTATGATCAGGTTTCTGATTCCTTTTTTTGTATTCTTATGTCGCTATCGCTTGTACTTATTTAAATGCATCAATGTTTATTTTGATCTGCACCGTAGCGTTTTATTTTAACTTTTTCTTAATCTCTTGTTACAAGCCTTGTTGCAGTTTGCGCATCAGAATGGAATGACAGTAAATTCCTGCGGTGCCAGCAGTCTATTGCACAATTTTATTAGTAGGACCAGCTAGCTTTATATTTTCTTAGAAATTGGGCTCACAAACACTGATTGGCCATGAACAAATTTTTCATCATATTGAAAGGTATACACACTGATATGTATGTGACATGTTTTTGTTTGCTTCCTTTGACAAGCTGAGGGCCGATATTTATTTTACACTGCTTTCAAAGCACAGACGTCTCACATGTGAAATCAACACTTGCCTTTCGTCAGTATCAGGCTGCACATTTACCAAAACATGATAAATTACCAACGACTTCGGCTTGTTGGGTTAGTTCAGTACCTCTCGAATGATAACATACACGATCATAAAAATATGTTAATATATAAAAGCTCATTTGTTGTATGAGCAAGCAGCTATTCAAATTATTCCTAAATCACCACGTTGTCGAGTCACTATTCCATACGCGAGATATTGTATACATTTGCAAAAATAAAGGACGGGTTGTGAAAGgtgatgaaaacaaaaaaaatcaactctTTTGTCAGACCTAAGTGGATGGATAATTGTTGCTTCTGATAATTAAATAAAATAAGTAAAGCCTTACCTTTGGCCTCTTTGGGCTCAAATTCTACGGTTCTTGTTTTGCAGCGCAGATTTTGTCCAGTAGCATCGATCCAGATGTATGTGCACTGAACTTGGTTGCTCGGCTGGGGCAAACTTAGATATTTGGACAGGAGCGCTTGATTGCTTGTGTAGGTGGGCATTAGCGGAGTCATTGCAATTTCCTGCGAGTTGATCAGGCTCCAATAAGACCCACAAATAAACCAACGTATGTTATCTTTCCCTACTGCCACAAGAAGGAATTTAAGTAATGATGTGTTTTGCACAGCACATCGTCCGAGTAAATACTTGGGTATCAAAAAATGGTCACAACAACGTGCTGTTTCAGATGATGCGGCAGGAAGGTTGTTAATTTCTGCTGTTATCAATGCTATCAGCCGATAGCAATATCTCACATCAGAAAGAAAGATTCGCTCTGCTTGCCTCCTGCTTTATGTAAACTTCAGCTAGTCACAAGAAGGCAATTACTTTGGATTCTTCAGTGGACCTCCATGCCGGATTTGTTTTAAGGATGACAGGATTTCTTTGGATACTCTGACGCAAAAATTGTGGCCTGTCTGCCTTCCTGTCTATCTGTCGACCGACTTTTGTGCGTCACCAGCAACCACTAAGATCAACCACATCcccagtgcccaccaatgttgctctcGTTTcttcgttcatacttgtgcgtatTGTTCTTTGAAAAGCA is a genomic window containing:
- the LOC119172444 gene encoding glutamine synthetase isoform X1 translates to MSYSSLELNEIAMTPLMPTYTSNQALLSKYLSLPQPSNQVQCTYIWIDATGQNLRCKTRTVEFEPKEAKELPIWNFDGSSTGQAEGKNSDVHIYPVALFRDPFLGGPNKLVLCETYNYDHTPHETNKRHLCKVAMDRCKDQKPWFGIEQEYTLLDIDGRPYRWPKQGFPGPQGPYYCSVGADRAYGRDVMDAHYRACLYAGIKIAGTNAEVMPSQWEFQVGPCEGISIGDQLWVARYILQRVAEDFGLVVTLDPKPVTGDWNGAGAHTNFSTLAMRQPDGIRYIEKAIEQLSRNHREHIQAYDPHGGRDNERRLTGLHETSSIHDFTSGVADRGASIRIPRQVSEDRKGYLEDRRPASNCDPYSVARAIVNTVCLNKTP
- the LOC119172444 gene encoding glutamine synthetase isoform X2 → MGSAKSASRKNLELVPTYFETPKSAYLTLPHSHRPPKTKEIAMTPLMPTYTSNQALLSKYLSLPQPSNQVQCTYIWIDATGQNLRCKTRTVEFEPKEAKELPIWNFDGSSTGQAEGKNSDVHIYPVALFRDPFLGGPNKLVLCETYNYDHTPHETNKRHLCKVAMDRCKDQKPWFGIEQEYTLLDIDGRPYRWPKQGFPGPQGPYYCSVGADRAYGRDVMDAHYRACLYAGIKIAGTNAEVMPSQWEFQVGPCEGISIGDQLWVARYILQRVAEDFGLVVTLDPKPVTGDWNGAGAHTNFSTLAMRQPDGIRYIEKAIEQLSRNHREHIQAYDPHGGRDNERRLTGLHETSSIHDFTSGVADRGASIRIPRQVSEDRKGYLEDRRPASNCDPYSVARAIVNTVCLNKTP
- the LOC119172444 gene encoding glutamine synthetase isoform X3, which gives rise to MTPLMPTYTSNQALLSKYLSLPQPSNQVQCTYIWIDATGQNLRCKTRTVEFEPKEAKELPIWNFDGSSTGQAEGKNSDVHIYPVALFRDPFLGGPNKLVLCETYNYDHTPHETNKRHLCKVAMDRCKDQKPWFGIEQEYTLLDIDGRPYRWPKQGFPGPQGPYYCSVGADRAYGRDVMDAHYRACLYAGIKIAGTNAEVMPSQWEFQVGPCEGISIGDQLWVARYILQRVAEDFGLVVTLDPKPVTGDWNGAGAHTNFSTLAMRQPDGIRYIEKAIEQLSRNHREHIQAYDPHGGRDNERRLTGLHETSSIHDFTSGVADRGASIRIPRQVSEDRKGYLEDRRPASNCDPYSVARAIVNTVCLNKTP